The following DNA comes from Pirellulales bacterium.
GACGCTGTCGGGTTCCGTGGAAGTGATGGTGGCGCTGGGCGTGGCCGAGGCGATCGTCGATCTGGTCGAGACGGGCAGCACGCTGGCGGCCAATCAGCTTCGGATTCTGGACGAGATCGGCCGCTATCAAACGGTGCTGATTCAGGGCCGGAACTGCCGCCAGACCGAGTTGGCAGACCGCGTGGTGCGGCGGCTGGAAGGCGTGGTGATCGCGCGAAGCTGGTCGCTGTTGGAATACAACGTGCCGCGCAGCAAACTGGCCGAAGCCGAGAAGATCACGCCGGGCTTCAACTCGCCCACGATCAGCGCCTTGGAAGACCGCGACTGGTGCGCCATCCGCGTGATGGTGCGGCGCAGCGAAGTGATCGCCATCATGGAGCGGCTGGAGACGCTGGGCGCGAGCGCGATTCTGGAGACGCAGATCACCAACTGTCGTCTGTAGGGTGGGAGCGAGCGAGCTTGCGAGCGCCGGCCCACCGCAATCGACGTCGCCAACGGTGGGCACGACGGTCCGCCAGCAACTTTGGGGCCAGTGTACGCGCGGAGGTGGCATCAACCGCCTTGGCTATGCCGCATCGGCGTGTCGAACCGACGAGGGTGAGACTCCAGTAGCGCATCATTTTCAATTCAGAGATTTTGCAAGCGTTACTGCGGCGCGGTAGCATGCTGGGATGCCGCCCCCTTATTACAAGCGGATCTGGCCCTTCACGTGGATGGAAAGCCCTTATTTCGTCTATTTCGCTCCGAACTTATTTTGGCTCTCGAATGCGGTGGTCGCTTGGGAGCGCAGTAAGGCTATCGCTATCGTTTTTCTGCTGTGCGTTTGCGCGAGCATTCCAATGGCGATCGAGGC
Coding sequences within:
- the hisG gene encoding ATP phosphoribosyltransferase, encoding MSLTTFRIGVPSKGRLSELAAELLKEAGLSFRRSERSLFARCRDVPIDVTFLRTDDIPVLCAEGAIDMGITGSDLIAESGADVAERLDLGVGQCRLAVCVPEDSPIRKPSELHGCRIATSFPRNTEAYLERHGATAHLVTLSGSVEVMVALGVAEAIVDLVETGSTLAANQLRILDEIGRYQTVLIQGRNCRQTELADRVVRRLEGVVIARSWSLLEYNVPRSKLAEAEKITPGFNSPTISALEDRDWCAIRVMVRRSEVIAIMERLETLGASAILETQITNCRL